CGATGAGGGACAGGCTCAGGAAGATGCCTGCCCAGCGGCGGATACCGTCTGAGTCGCCCGCCCCGAGCGCCCGCGCAACGAAGGTGGAAGCGGTGTTGAGGGCGCTGCGAAACAGCAGCGAGACCGTGAACAGCACCAGAGACGCCAACCCCACGGCACCCACCTCGACCACACCCAGACGGCCCATGTACAGCGTGTCGGTAAAGCCCACGGCGGTGTATGCCAGATTGCTCAGAATCAGCGGCCAGGCCAGGGTCGCCAGTTCGCGGGTCGTACCCTGCGGAGCCAGCGACTCGGCGGCGTCGGGGCCAGAGGGCAGATGTTGCGGGTCTGGCAGGTCTGCGGGTACATGGTCTGCTCTGGGAGGGGCGATGGATTCAGGCACACGGGGAGCGTAGGCCGCGAACGTCACCAGAGCAACACGCCATCTTGCTTAGACCGTCGTTTATCAGGCGGTCAAACGCGTCCGGTCCTCTTTACCAGCGGCGCAGACCGATGCATCCGGTCAGACAACTGCTACGCTCATAACTTTCTAGTAGCGCTCAGAGAAGTTATGAATCTGATCAATCCGGGAAATTGAACCTTCTGGTATTGAGCTGCGTATCTGGGTCAGAGCGGAAGAAAACGAGATACATCTTCCCGAGTCTGTAACCTTCAAATCTTCTTCTGAAGGTTACGCAGCTCCAAGACCCCATCTGTCCTGCCCTTCGACTCTCACACACTCCGAGGTACACGCATGCACACGATCCTGAAGTCGCTGACCGTTCTGAGCACCGCCGCCGCCCTGTTCGCCGCATCTGCCAACGCCCAGACCATGATGATGCACGCCGGTACCTTCCACGCCCTCGGCGCACCCACCAGCGGCACCGCCACCATCAGCGAGGCGGGCGGCAAGGTCACGCTCAAGCTCAGCGCCCTCAAGACCGAACCCGGCCCCGGCCTGCAGGTCTGGCTGTACCAGGCGGCGGCCCCGGCCAAAGGCACCCCAGACGCCACCATCGCCAAAGGCAAGTACGTCAAGGTAGGCGAATTGAAGAAGTTCAGCGGCACTTTTACCTTCACC
This region of Deinococcus ruber genomic DNA includes:
- a CDS encoding DM13 domain-containing protein; the protein is MHTILKSLTVLSTAAALFAASANAQTMMMHAGTFHALGAPTSGTATISEAGGKVTLKLSALKTEPGPGLQVWLYQAAAPAKGTPDATIAKGKYVKVGELKKFSGTFTFTAPAGTKLNTYKSVVLWCADVKTAFAAADLQ